DNA from Geobacillus vulcani PSS1:
GCGTATCATCATGGGCGCACGAGTGTTTAAAAAGCACAGCATCATATGGCTGAACACAAGTTTTTCTGACCCCTCCCTCGAACAAGAACGCCGGCGGAAAAGCTGGAAACAGTGCTTTCTCAAATCGTTTTTATTGGTTCATCAACACGTCCTGTCATGAGCGTTTGCCTGGCCATTTCACTTTCGGCTCCGTTTTGTTCAAGATGCGTTGAATGTTGGCGCGATGACGGTAAAAGATAAACGAGGCGAGCAACAACACCGCCGCCGTCAACGGGATGTCGTCCGTGAAAAAGACGGTGTACACGACCGCATACAGCGCGGCGGCCATCGATGACAGCGAGACGTAGCGCGAAATCGCCAAGACAACAAGAAACACAGCGATGAGCGACAAAAAGAACAACGGCGAATAAAACAGCATCACCCCGCCCGATGTCGCCACCGCCTTGCCGCCGCGGAATTTGGCGAACACCGGGTACATATGGC
Protein-coding regions in this window:
- the plsY gene encoding glycerol-3-phosphate 1-O-acyltransferase PlsY; amino-acid sequence: MTALILLLAYLLGSIPFGLLVGKIGYGIDIREHGSGNLGGTNTFRVLGAKAGTIVIVGDMLKGTLAASLPMFFSVPVHPLLAGAVAVVGHMYPVFAKFRGGKAVATSGGVMLFYSPLFFLSLIAVFLVVLAISRYVSLSSMAAALYAVVYTVFFTDDIPLTAAVLLLASFIFYRHRANIQRILNKTEPKVKWPGKRS